In one window of Halorubrum sp. BV1 DNA:
- a CDS encoding pentapeptide repeat-containing protein has protein sequence MTDGCLHTVYRNDTSHQCGLSSLEDGRCTFHTTEELHRTRDTVIPAMQEAASKQQTVYEADISGVDLTEFTFPDVEFVDADFRRGRLQNADLTAARFTTCDFGRADLRQADLRHCNLSDSSFRRADLREANLQETQFVQADFSNADLREATLTRTNLKNASLQNTDLRDVNLDETILEQADLRNANLQKATLSMTNLQHADLREGILSNADISMASMEEVRLDNARLNNADVREAFLQRSSLQDVDLMDADIRNAFLDRADLGGADLFNADFGESRLGGTRFAGARLNSGTEFDSYVPGDPAREDNTNQQAGFLEAINVYRRLERVHSENLLDDRTTDYAVRRRRLEQRLAWKERRWGEYLILRLQNLAVRYGRNPFRALAVSLLAILLFALVYPILGIVASGTTVTYPASITEVNAIVRTLRTGLLYSIRTFLPFVGPGAQPATDVAQAITALESLLGKLLLGLFGLDIAAQTGEENE, from the coding sequence ATGACAGACGGTTGTCTGCATACTGTATATAGAAACGACACTTCGCACCAATGTGGTCTCTCCTCGCTTGAAGATGGACGATGTACGTTTCACACGACGGAAGAACTCCATCGAACCCGCGACACGGTTATTCCAGCTATGCAGGAAGCGGCCAGCAAGCAGCAAACGGTGTACGAGGCAGACATTTCCGGTGTTGATCTTACTGAATTCACCTTCCCAGATGTTGAATTCGTTGATGCCGATTTTCGCCGTGGACGTCTACAGAACGCTGACCTCACGGCCGCACGATTTACTACCTGTGACTTTGGACGGGCCGACCTTCGGCAGGCAGACCTCCGACACTGCAATTTGAGTGATTCAAGTTTTCGGCGCGCAGACTTACGAGAAGCAAATCTTCAGGAAACACAATTTGTGCAAGCGGACTTCTCGAACGCAGATTTACGGGAAGCAACGCTGACCAGAACAAACCTCAAGAACGCAAGTCTTCAGAATACGGATCTTCGAGACGTGAATTTAGATGAGACGATTCTTGAGCAAGCAGACTTACGGAATGCCAATTTACAAAAAGCAACACTATCTATGACAAATCTCCAACACGCAGATCTCAGAGAAGGAATCCTCAGCAACGCCGACATCTCTATGGCTTCGATGGAGGAAGTACGACTTGATAATGCACGACTCAACAATGCAGATGTCAGAGAGGCGTTCCTCCAGAGGTCAAGCCTGCAAGACGTTGATCTAATGGACGCCGATATTCGAAACGCGTTTCTTGACCGTGCTGACCTCGGGGGTGCAGACCTATTCAACGCTGACTTCGGAGAATCGCGGCTTGGTGGAACGCGGTTTGCTGGCGCACGATTAAATAGTGGCACAGAGTTTGATTCATACGTCCCTGGTGATCCGGCCAGAGAAGATAATACCAATCAACAAGCAGGTTTTCTTGAGGCTATCAACGTTTATCGACGATTAGAGCGTGTTCACTCGGAGAACCTCCTTGATGATCGTACAACAGATTACGCGGTGCGACGACGTCGTCTTGAACAACGTCTTGCTTGGAAGGAACGCAGGTGGGGAGAGTATCTGATACTGAGGTTACAAAACCTCGCAGTCCGTTATGGCCGCAATCCGTTCAGAGCACTAGCCGTTTCACTTTTGGCCATATTGCTGTTCGCGTTGGTCTACCCGATACTTGGGATTGTGGCATCGGGGACAACGGTCACATATCCAGCTTCAATAACTGAGGTGAATGCGATCGTTCGAACTCTTCGTACAGGCCTGCTATACAGTATTCGCACCTTCTTGCCGTTCGTGGGGCCCGGAGCGCAACCAGCGACAGATGTAGCACAAGCAATTACAGCGCTTGAATCGTTGTTAGGCAAGTTGCTCCTCGGACTGTTTGGTCTTGATATTGCTGCACAGACCGGCGAAGAGAATGAGTGA
- a CDS encoding exodeoxyribonuclease V subunit beta yields the protein MTDLEPNDQQQELIDSTDGLHLVDAGAGTGKTFTVTRRYANIVSQDGVDPEDVLLVTFTNNAAAEMKERIVGHCHYGMRELADAPIQTFHSLCHDVLEEHGHAAPTYLGIDDRITGSTRIIEDELVEQALFGEFIDRFSDNHPEYDDVFRALSNPDELLDLINQLAAKGVFPNAEGWYRDGEQQLDGDFAAFKRQFDDLNEPRNGGSKQSLLRSKLGRYDRNKTYLPDAPEKSEIRGSGKQVPDDLARRVFEEDREELKQFVHDFYHEYLRFALRRNYLNFGMLQLFAFVLLCENHELRDDVAFDYVMIDEFQDSSEIQFKLALLLAGTNNICVVGDWKQSIYSFQYADVDNIVEFEDRLDRFVDQLNSDHERISFPTSPVTTIELVENYRSTQEILDFSEHGLRVPAANRDDVDVEAVDDRIVSLESNADHENTTIEAVQSDEEQEAVLAKIQEIVDNEDYRVEDEDGGPRAPQYGDIAVLTRTRDFGRELLGTAEEYGLPMAYEGGIELFRTDQAKLLLAWLRILEDDIDRGWAVVLERAGYTLDEIDTILEREVYPENVAAFREELRSMETLGGVARRVFARYGYNGPTADVVLHTLQSVHNATTQTRGDLIRFIERAIEAGSTHEVHAGAGTNSVTVQTIHATKGLEYPIVILANMNSGRFPPGGGGGGVIRYDDPVGLRQRKVYSEEAHGMPHVFDNWQADVLQKCLPRDYDEERRLLYVAITRAESHVVLTAGEDPNTFIEELPVEVETVSPDVAETTQEGSEQTALQVEMSVPEGPRGHTPHTLMRDEVFEDVEGGRGTDFGTKVHDFAEAYALGENVEPRDVDETNVARFIDSLDGELLVEEDAHLPLTVDGERVTISGVVDLVHLTPNRVEIVDYKTDRGRHGEAEYRKQLSVYYHVASEVYPDREIAASILYTETGNRQDIDPLSLNDIRDLVSETRKSSIHAFDQGSNRKR from the coding sequence ATGACTGACCTCGAACCGAACGACCAGCAACAGGAACTCATCGACAGCACGGACGGTCTCCACCTCGTCGACGCCGGCGCCGGCACGGGCAAGACGTTCACAGTGACGCGCCGCTACGCCAACATCGTCTCCCAAGATGGCGTCGATCCGGAGGACGTTCTCTTGGTGACGTTCACGAACAACGCGGCCGCCGAGATGAAAGAGCGCATCGTCGGGCACTGCCACTACGGGATGCGCGAACTCGCGGACGCGCCGATCCAGACGTTCCACTCGCTGTGCCACGACGTCCTCGAAGAGCACGGTCACGCCGCGCCAACCTACCTCGGCATCGACGACCGCATCACCGGGTCAACGCGCATCATCGAGGACGAGCTCGTCGAGCAAGCGCTGTTCGGCGAATTCATCGATCGATTCAGCGACAACCATCCCGAGTACGACGACGTCTTCCGCGCGCTCTCGAACCCGGACGAACTGCTCGATCTCATCAATCAGCTCGCAGCGAAGGGTGTGTTCCCCAACGCCGAGGGCTGGTACAGGGACGGCGAGCAGCAGCTCGACGGCGACTTCGCAGCGTTCAAACGGCAATTCGACGACCTGAACGAACCGCGGAACGGCGGGAGCAAGCAGTCGCTGCTCCGGTCGAAACTCGGCCGGTACGACCGGAACAAGACCTACCTGCCTGATGCACCCGAGAAATCGGAAATTCGCGGGAGCGGCAAGCAGGTGCCCGACGACCTCGCACGGCGAGTCTTCGAGGAGGACCGGGAGGAACTGAAGCAGTTCGTCCACGACTTCTACCACGAGTACCTGCGGTTTGCGCTGCGGCGGAACTACCTGAACTTCGGGATGCTCCAGTTGTTCGCGTTCGTCCTCCTCTGTGAGAACCACGAGCTGCGCGACGACGTCGCGTTCGACTACGTGATGATCGACGAGTTCCAGGACTCCAGCGAGATCCAATTCAAACTTGCACTCCTACTCGCGGGCACGAACAACATCTGCGTCGTCGGAGACTGGAAACAGAGCATCTACAGCTTCCAATACGCCGACGTCGACAACATCGTCGAGTTCGAAGACCGCCTCGATCGGTTCGTTGACCAGCTGAACAGCGACCACGAACGCATCTCGTTCCCGACGAGCCCCGTCACCACCATCGAACTCGTCGAGAACTACCGCTCCACCCAGGAGATTCTCGACTTCTCGGAACACGGCCTACGAGTCCCTGCGGCGAATCGCGACGATGTCGACGTTGAGGCGGTCGACGACCGGATCGTCTCGCTGGAGTCGAACGCGGACCACGAGAACACCACTATCGAGGCTGTCCAGAGCGACGAGGAGCAGGAGGCGGTGCTGGCAAAGATCCAGGAGATCGTCGACAACGAGGACTACCGCGTCGAGGACGAGGACGGTGGTCCCCGTGCGCCGCAGTACGGTGACATTGCGGTGCTGACGCGCACTCGTGACTTCGGTCGCGAGTTGCTCGGGACTGCCGAGGAGTATGGCCTTCCGATGGCGTACGAGGGTGGTATCGAGCTCTTCCGAACTGACCAGGCGAAGCTCTTGCTCGCCTGGCTGCGCATTCTCGAAGACGACATCGACCGCGGTTGGGCAGTCGTACTCGAGCGAGCGGGTTATACGCTCGACGAGATCGACACGATCCTCGAGCGCGAGGTGTACCCCGAGAACGTGGCGGCGTTCCGCGAGGAACTGCGGTCGATGGAGACGCTCGGCGGCGTCGCACGGCGCGTGTTCGCCCGCTATGGCTACAACGGACCGACCGCCGACGTTGTCCTCCACACGCTCCAGTCCGTCCACAACGCTACCACACAGACGCGTGGCGACCTCATCCGGTTCATCGAACGTGCGATCGAGGCTGGGAGTACCCATGAGGTGCACGCCGGCGCCGGCACGAACTCAGTGACTGTCCAGACGATTCACGCCACGAAGGGTCTCGAGTACCCCATAGTCATCCTCGCGAACATGAACAGCGGACGCTTCCCGCCAGGCGGCGGTGGTGGTGGAGTCATTCGCTACGACGATCCTGTCGGCTTGCGTCAGCGCAAAGTATACTCTGAGGAAGCGCACGGGATGCCACACGTCTTCGACAACTGGCAGGCCGACGTCCTCCAGAAGTGTTTACCCCGTGATTACGATGAAGAACGCCGTCTCCTCTACGTCGCCATCACGCGGGCAGAGAGTCACGTTGTCCTCACCGCTGGCGAGGACCCCAACACCTTCATCGAAGAACTCCCGGTCGAGGTAGAGACAGTCTCCCCCGACGTCGCAGAGACCACGCAAGAGGGCTCGGAACAGACTGCGCTCCAAGTCGAGATGTCGGTCCCAGAGGGCCCACGAGGACACACTCCGCACACACTCATGCGCGACGAGGTGTTCGAGGACGTCGAGGGTGGCCGAGGAACCGACTTCGGCACGAAGGTACACGACTTCGCCGAGGCTTATGCACTCGGTGAGAACGTCGAACCACGAGACGTCGACGAAACGAACGTCGCGCGGTTCATCGACAGTCTCGATGGTGAATTGTTGGTCGAAGAAGACGCGCACCTTCCGCTCACAGTTGACGGCGAGCGCGTGACTATTTCCGGCGTTGTCGACCTCGTTCACCTGACGCCGAACCGCGTCGAGATTGTCGACTACAAGACTGACCGCGGCCGGCACGGTGAAGCGGAGTACCGCAAGCAACTGAGCGTTTACTACCACGTTGCTAGCGAGGTTTACCCAGACCGTGAAATCGCAGCCAGCATCCTGTACACGGAGACAGGGAACCGTCAGGACATCGACCCTCTCTCGCTCAATGATATTCGCGATCTAGTATCAGAAACCAGAAAGTCATCGATACATGCCTTCGACCAAGGAAGTAACCGAAAACGCTAG
- a CDS encoding site-specific integrase, whose amino-acid sequence MSLEPIDPETALELYLTDKEAELAESSIQSHRYRLKHFLRWCEMEDIDNLNNLTGRKIQQYRLWRRDDGDLSVASEKTQMDTLRVFIRWAESVDGVEQDLSTKVRSPSMTPEQNTRDEMLETEEAKAVLSYLAKYDYASRQHVTVALMWHTMMRVSSVNALDVDDYNPSEQYLEVRHRPQTDTPIKNKKDGERLVALSDDICMLLDDWIEEKRPNVTDDFGREPLVASRQGRAHKTTLRKYVYQATRPCFRGAECPEDRDSEMCEAAVDDQEAFNCPANVNPHAIRRGSITHSLNSDLPDNVVSDRANVSPAVIEQHYDRRTEKEKMEQRRDYLDRL is encoded by the coding sequence ATGAGTCTCGAGCCAATCGATCCGGAGACAGCACTCGAGCTGTACCTCACGGACAAGGAAGCCGAACTCGCTGAGAGTTCGATCCAGTCGCACAGGTACCGCCTCAAGCACTTCCTGCGTTGGTGCGAGATGGAGGACATCGATAACCTCAACAATCTCACCGGTCGCAAGATCCAGCAGTACCGCCTCTGGCGGCGCGACGACGGTGACCTCTCTGTCGCCAGCGAGAAGACTCAGATGGACACGTTGCGCGTGTTCATCCGCTGGGCCGAGTCAGTCGACGGCGTCGAGCAAGACCTCTCGACGAAGGTCCGTTCGCCGTCGATGACGCCCGAGCAGAACACCCGCGACGAGATGCTGGAAACAGAGGAAGCCAAAGCGGTTCTCTCGTACCTTGCTAAGTACGACTACGCGTCCCGCCAGCACGTCACCGTGGCGTTGATGTGGCATACAATGATGCGTGTCAGCAGCGTCAACGCGCTCGACGTCGATGATTACAACCCCAGCGAGCAGTATCTTGAGGTGCGTCACCGTCCCCAGACGGACACCCCGATCAAGAACAAGAAAGACGGTGAGCGCCTCGTGGCGCTCTCCGACGACATCTGCATGCTGCTCGACGACTGGATCGAAGAGAAGCGACCGAACGTTACTGACGACTTCGGCCGTGAACCGCTTGTTGCATCGAGACAGGGTCGTGCGCACAAGACTACGCTCAGGAAGTACGTCTACCAGGCGACCCGGCCGTGCTTCCGTGGAGCGGAATGTCCTGAAGATCGGGATTCAGAGATGTGTGAGGCTGCTGTCGACGACCAAGAGGCGTTCAATTGTCCCGCAAATGTCAATCCCCACGCCATCCGTCGCGGCAGCATCACGCACTCGCTCAACAGCGACCTCCCGGACAACGTGGTGAGTGACCGAGCGAACGTGAGCCCCGCGGTCATCGAACAGCACTACGATCGGCGCACCGAGAAAGAGAAGATGGAACAGCGGCGCGACTACTTGGACCGGCTCTGA
- a CDS encoding helix-turn-helix domain-containing protein, producing MSNSEREGGPPSFDDPFGETDVEQQIYATILQTREPTAASGIAERVDCDPKTARKYLRWFAQLGIVTQHEGRPTTYERNDSYFEWRRVNDLAADHSGEEIQARVRELTNRIHEYEQRYDADSPADVDAVAAAESDEHETIDDVYGDLGDWATARHERQLYERARQRHAGTGDREQAPS from the coding sequence ATGAGCAACTCTGAGCGGGAAGGGGGGCCACCCAGTTTCGATGATCCGTTCGGAGAAACCGATGTCGAGCAGCAAATTTACGCGACGATCCTCCAGACACGTGAGCCGACAGCGGCAAGCGGAATCGCTGAGCGCGTCGATTGCGATCCGAAAACCGCACGGAAGTATCTCCGGTGGTTCGCGCAGCTGGGCATCGTCACCCAGCACGAGGGGCGCCCAACGACCTACGAACGGAACGATTCGTATTTCGAGTGGCGTCGCGTCAACGACCTCGCAGCCGACCACTCAGGTGAGGAGATACAAGCGCGAGTTCGAGAACTCACCAACCGCATCCACGAGTACGAACAGCGGTACGACGCCGATAGCCCGGCTGACGTTGATGCGGTCGCTGCCGCGGAGAGCGACGAACATGAAACAATCGACGACGTGTACGGTGACCTCGGAGACTGGGCGACGGCACGACATGAGCGCCAGCTCTACGAACGTGCTCGTCAGCGACACGCGGGAACAGGAGACCGGGAGCAGGCACCGAGTTAG
- a CDS encoding PD-(D/E)XK nuclease family protein produces MSFLRAKPIDDLYEEVAGYDLVVVPDAPLASALNRRIDRPHLGSFAITPRRLAAGRREEAEDRIAFLELIEQTDLDWKRGAYAIGNILQCWEHHGRLEAILDYDAYVDTATRQAVEYIADLETTSRRLTEYRIDDDRDVAIVGYDQLTQLERSILPNDYDTYDTFGEQEFNHPRFHIFDSSTAIVDTVVDAVTEENAGDVAVVLDQGSEFSALIESAFEADDIPFYGGPGFVDDPDNRTFVQLLRAGHGGTDTRVGEIRPLLARLDVSLDVEHDEKRLYELDDRELDWVVDFCDHIENRTFAEALDRFEDRADCRLDAFRDELETLGIADTRATERAVDQLVFYLQSYEVPVDRENKGVLLADAKSAAYVDRPVVFYLGLDEDWTHSAPRRPWVDQDAQYTRNIQQFQLLLQSGATQYYLVQDAKGGSPVTPCLYFEELLDEEFERFSDLPSETHTRRFDRPGGGFEKEPVDATTSEVSTISQSSLGTYVNSPRDHFFSRLVDGPDKDYFKEGNLFHDFAEFYIHHPNFVDEDVIDDVVEYILEETRPFVRSVDETTRRTKYRAGLETIVAFFEENTPVDGEFLTTTSDWGRNVFAERFDRPVDSPITERWFENDDLGLKGKIDLIHSPSRLVDHKSGRRKRASQVVKNSSLDPPSDSPNFQALLYLTHWRSQYPDQQLEFTFFHFLETLDDVVAGEVDLDDTLTTVSYHPMPFDEYARSKAFFDELIEDGANNCQKTLSQVDYEDYAAVFDETPLPETTDSDELITSAFGEELTARMKNCVGDYKYVESGCKQAMRQLTRVRGQAFFEDDLDAFEAFVDERLEELNRRRAGEERFPVEGLGGEPNYRYVDNRDLLLEGDR; encoded by the coding sequence GTGTCATTTCTCCGGGCTAAACCGATTGACGACCTCTACGAGGAAGTCGCCGGGTACGACCTCGTTGTGGTCCCAGACGCGCCACTGGCCAGCGCGTTGAATCGCCGTATCGACAGGCCACATCTCGGCTCGTTCGCAATTACACCCCGCCGGCTGGCCGCGGGTCGCCGCGAAGAAGCCGAGGACCGCATCGCCTTTCTCGAACTCATTGAGCAGACTGATTTGGACTGGAAGCGCGGCGCCTACGCCATCGGCAACATCCTCCAGTGCTGGGAACACCACGGCCGTCTCGAGGCGATCCTCGACTACGACGCGTACGTCGACACCGCCACACGCCAAGCCGTCGAATACATCGCCGACCTCGAGACGACATCGCGGCGACTTACTGAGTATCGTATCGACGACGACCGGGACGTCGCCATAGTTGGGTACGACCAGCTGACCCAACTGGAGCGCTCGATCCTCCCAAACGACTACGATACGTACGATACGTTCGGGGAGCAGGAGTTCAACCATCCACGGTTCCACATCTTCGACTCCTCGACGGCGATCGTCGACACAGTCGTCGACGCGGTCACCGAGGAGAACGCCGGCGACGTCGCCGTCGTGCTTGATCAGGGGAGTGAATTCTCTGCACTCATCGAGTCTGCCTTCGAGGCCGACGACATCCCATTCTACGGTGGTCCCGGCTTTGTCGACGATCCCGACAACCGCACGTTCGTTCAGTTGCTTCGTGCGGGGCACGGCGGCACCGACACCCGCGTCGGCGAGATACGACCGCTCCTCGCTCGACTCGACGTCTCGCTGGATGTCGAACACGACGAGAAACGGCTGTACGAACTCGACGACCGCGAACTGGATTGGGTTGTCGACTTCTGTGACCACATCGAGAACCGGACGTTCGCCGAGGCGCTCGACAGATTCGAAGACAGGGCAGACTGCCGACTCGACGCGTTCCGCGACGAGCTGGAGACGCTCGGCATCGCCGACACACGCGCAACCGAGCGCGCCGTCGACCAGCTCGTGTTCTACCTCCAGAGCTACGAGGTCCCCGTCGACCGCGAGAACAAGGGGGTGTTGCTCGCCGACGCGAAGTCGGCCGCATACGTCGACCGCCCGGTCGTCTTCTATCTGGGTCTAGACGAGGACTGGACGCACTCTGCCCCACGGCGACCTTGGGTCGACCAGGACGCCCAGTACACGCGCAACATCCAGCAGTTCCAGCTCCTCCTCCAGAGCGGGGCGACGCAATACTACCTCGTGCAGGACGCGAAGGGCGGCTCGCCGGTGACGCCGTGCCTGTACTTCGAGGAACTGCTCGACGAGGAGTTCGAGCGCTTCAGCGACCTGCCTTCGGAGACGCACACGCGACGGTTCGATCGTCCCGGTGGCGGCTTCGAGAAGGAACCGGTCGACGCCACCACCAGCGAAGTCTCGACGATCAGCCAGTCGAGTCTCGGCACGTACGTCAACTCGCCCCGCGACCACTTCTTCAGCAGGCTCGTCGACGGCCCCGACAAGGACTACTTCAAGGAGGGAAATCTCTTCCACGACTTCGCCGAGTTCTACATTCACCACCCGAACTTCGTCGATGAGGACGTCATCGACGACGTTGTGGAGTACATTCTCGAAGAGACGCGACCATTCGTCCGGTCGGTCGACGAAACGACTCGACGGACGAAGTACCGAGCTGGCCTTGAAACCATCGTCGCGTTCTTCGAGGAGAACACGCCGGTCGACGGCGAGTTCCTCACCACCACGAGCGACTGGGGAAGAAACGTCTTCGCCGAGCGCTTCGACAGGCCTGTCGACTCACCCATCACTGAACGGTGGTTCGAGAACGATGACCTGGGTCTGAAAGGCAAGATCGACCTGATTCACTCGCCGTCGCGGCTGGTCGACCACAAGAGTGGCCGTCGCAAGAGAGCCTCCCAGGTCGTCAAGAATTCGTCGCTTGACCCGCCCAGCGATTCCCCGAACTTCCAGGCACTGCTGTATCTCACGCACTGGCGCTCGCAGTATCCCGACCAGCAACTGGAGTTCACGTTCTTCCACTTCCTCGAGACGCTCGACGACGTCGTCGCGGGCGAGGTCGACCTCGACGACACGCTGACGACGGTCTCGTACCACCCGATGCCGTTCGACGAGTACGCTCGCTCGAAGGCCTTCTTCGACGAGTTGATCGAGGACGGCGCGAACAACTGCCAGAAGACGCTCTCGCAGGTGGACTACGAGGACTACGCTGCGGTCTTCGACGAGACTCCTCTCCCGGAAACAACTGACAGCGACGAACTCATCACGTCGGCGTTCGGCGAGGAATTGACGGCACGAATGAAGAACTGCGTCGGCGACTACAAGTACGTCGAGTCGGGCTGCAAGCAGGCGATGCGCCAGTTAACGCGCGTCCGTGGGCAGGCCTTCTTCGAGGACGACCTCGACGCGTTCGAAGCGTTCGTCGACGAGCGGCTCGAGGAGTTGAATCGCCGGCGCGCTGGAGAGGAGCGCTTCCCGGTCGAAGGACTCGGCGGCGAACCAAACTACCGCTACGTGGACAACCGCGACCTACTCTTGGAGGGCGACCGATGA
- a CDS encoding AAA family ATPase — protein sequence MSDSSDDDYTLEQAKEDIDILRRVEDETVEAIENAEEEAVIEFLIEDEGLDITHDGERGLGKVRRAVLGSTVASDELKRLVSLRGDETPEDVLVPRDVKRNAQVALEAGKPVVLYGPTGTGKTTFAKQLARETCVGYTLNTATPSWTPSDIIGGISPDYSGESLSYRTKLGCVSEAVQRARRFDVEYGVILDEITRADISKIFGPLYTAIENPHQTIFETDEGETIELDERVNIICTMNMSDRTVNELDNAITRRFAMIELDEYEEDKRRQLFKDWLNTHVSGHTDLDESELLRLFERDYQGINHGNESTSQGSIMRFGPMHYRDVAIFLGVGCREGGAYEHDQTNAVGQAFQTYIVPRLLNSAAFPQVERIAEHYRALNGEFEEFDLAPAAELAERELEQERRQMGSYE from the coding sequence ATGAGCGATTCCTCGGATGATGATTATACTCTTGAGCAGGCCAAAGAGGACATTGACATCCTCCGACGGGTTGAGGACGAAACCGTCGAAGCGATTGAGAACGCCGAAGAGGAAGCAGTCATCGAATTCTTGATCGAGGACGAAGGATTGGACATCACCCACGATGGCGAACGTGGGCTGGGGAAAGTTCGTCGTGCCGTCCTCGGGTCGACCGTTGCATCGGACGAACTCAAGCGACTTGTGAGCCTTCGTGGTGATGAGACACCAGAAGACGTTCTCGTGCCTCGAGACGTCAAACGAAACGCCCAGGTTGCGCTCGAAGCCGGGAAACCGGTTGTTCTGTATGGCCCGACCGGAACCGGAAAGACAACGTTCGCAAAACAACTTGCGCGTGAGACGTGCGTCGGCTACACGCTCAATACCGCCACTCCCTCCTGGACGCCTTCAGACATCATCGGCGGAATCAGCCCTGACTATTCTGGTGAGTCGCTGAGCTACCGCACGAAGCTCGGCTGTGTGTCCGAGGCCGTCCAACGTGCCCGTCGGTTCGACGTTGAGTATGGGGTCATCCTGGACGAAATCACACGGGCAGACATCTCGAAGATTTTCGGCCCGCTTTACACAGCCATCGAGAATCCCCACCAGACTATCTTTGAGACCGACGAAGGCGAGACGATCGAGCTCGACGAGCGCGTAAACATCATCTGTACGATGAACATGTCCGACCGAACGGTCAACGAGCTCGACAACGCCATCACGCGTCGGTTCGCGATGATTGAGCTCGATGAGTACGAGGAGGACAAGCGCCGTCAACTCTTCAAAGACTGGCTCAACACCCACGTCAGCGGCCACACCGACCTTGACGAAAGCGAACTCCTTCGACTCTTCGAGCGCGACTACCAGGGGATCAACCACGGCAACGAGTCCACGTCACAGGGGTCGATTATGCGGTTCGGGCCGATGCACTACCGTGACGTCGCGATCTTCCTTGGCGTCGGCTGTCGAGAGGGCGGTGCGTACGAACACGATCAGACGAACGCCGTCGGCCAAGCGTTCCAGACCTACATTGTGCCCCGACTGCTCAACTCGGCGGCGTTCCCGCAGGTCGAACGTATCGCAGAGCACTATCGCGCCCTGAACGGTGAGTTCGAAGAATTCGACCTCGCCCCCGCTGCCGAACTGGCGGAACGGGAACTCGAACAGGAACGCCGCCAGATGGGATCCTACGAGTAA